GATGAGGTGCGCGGCCTCGATGCCAGGAAACCGCAGGCCCCAGGGCGCCCCCAGGTCGAAGCCGCCATGCATGAGCGTCGTCAGGCGCATCGAATCCAGCACATCCGCCAGGACATCGGCGGCGGGATTCCCCACGGGGCCTGGACGCTCGGACAATTTTTTTGGAGCAACTGACATGGAACGTCCATAACCGCCTCGACATCTTCCGTCCATGACCGTCGCGCCGAAGCACCTCATCGAGGAGACAGCCATGGAAACAAAACCGAGTCTTTTCTCTCCGTTCCGTCTGGGGGAAGTCGAGCTGAAGAACCGGATGGTGATGGCGCCCATGACGCGCAGCCGCGCGCTCGAGGGCAATGTTCCCAATCCCCTGGCGACCACCTACTACGTCCAGCGCGCCTCGGCCGGACTGCTCATCACCGAGGCCACCCAGGTGAGCCGGCAGGGAGTGGGCTACATCCGCACGCCGGGCATCCACTCGCCCGAGCAGGTGCGCGGCTGGAAGACGCTGACCGACGCGGTGCATGCGGCGGGGGGAATCATCTACGCCCAGCTCTGGCACGTGGGGCGGATGTCCCATCCCGAGTTCCAGGGAGGTGCCCTCCCCGTCGCCCCATCGGCGATCCCGGCGGACGGGACGGTGTTCACCTCGCGGGGAATGACGCCGCTGGTGACGCCGCGGGCGCTCGACACGCACGAGCTGCCGGACATCGTCGCGCAGTTCCGGTGCGGGGCCGAGAACGCCAAGGCGGCGGGGTTCGACGGCGTCGAGCTGCATGGCGCCAATGGCTATCTGCTCGATCAGTTCCTGCGCGATGGCGCCAACCAGCGCACCGACGCCTATGGAGGCAGCATCGAGAAGCGCGCGCGGCTGCCGCTGGAGGTCACGAAGGCGGTGGTGGACGTCTGGGGCGCTGGGCGGGTCGGCTACAAGCTTTCACCGACCTTCTCCATGTTCTCGATGTCGGACAGCACGCCCGTCGAGACGTTCACCTACTTCACCCGGAAGCTGAACGAGCTCGGCATCGGCTACCTGCACGTGACGGAGTCGCTCCCGAATGGGTCCGCCCCGGGAAAGGCTCGCATCTCGCCCCTCCTGCGCGAGGAGTTCAAGGGCGCCTTCATCGTGAACGGGGGCTACGACGCGCGCACCGGCCAGGATGCGCTCGAGCGGGGCGAGACGGATCTCGTCGCCTACGGCGTGCCGTTCCTCGCCAATCCGGATCTGCCCGAGCGCTACAAGCGGGGCGGTCCGTTCAACGAGCCCGACCGGGCGACCTTCTACTCGGGCGAGGAGAAGGGCTACACCGACTACCCCGCGCTGCGGTGAGGACGGACCCGCGGGGGGGACTCCGCGCGCCTCGTCCCCCTCGCGGGCGCCCCTGTACGCGATGTGCCTATGTTAATTGCCAAACTTTGCATCGAACGCGGCGATGGCTTCCTCGATAGAAGCCGAGGGCACACCTCGTTGATCGGGAGCCTCCTCGCAAAAAAGTTCCCAGAGCTGCCGCTCATGGAATCGCATGTCTTCCATGTCTACCGGTAGATTGATCCGATCAGCGCTCTGGACGACAAAGCCTTGTTCCGGAATCAACTCGAAGCATCGATAGATCACGGCTTCGTCCTTGCTGAGGCGTCGAAAGACGTTGATCAGCTTGTACAATGAATTGCTATTCATTTTTTGGCACCCATTTGCCGCTCTGGATTCGCGACTGTGTGTTTGATCTTGAATTTTCGAAGTGCGTGACGATCTTGCCATTCTTGTTTGTGATGACGACTCGATCGCCAGAAACGTGCACCGTATGTCCCGTCTCAGAATCAACGAACTTGCGTCCCTCCCTGATGACCCGATTCGCATCTCCTACTTGTCGATGTGTATCACCCGCGCGAGCTTCATTGGCTCTCTGCTTGCCATGTCGGGTCCATCCAGCGGCGCCATCACCATCTCCTTGGCCCCCCCGAGATGCCATGGCGACAGCACCCGGAGCAAGGGCGATGGTGACAGACTCGGCGCTTACGGCGACCATCTCCACTTCCCCCACCGCCGCGAGACGGATGCCCACCTGTGTCTCCGCCTGCACCGCCGCCTGCATCGAGCCGGGTAGTTCCGGCACCTTCGTGGCCAGCCCCGGCGCCGTGTTGCCGATGGCCGCCATGGCCAGCATGGCGAACGCTCGCGCCGCGTTCCGACCCATGAGCTTGCCGTACCGCTCGCCCGCCGCGCGCAGTTGGCTGAACGTTGTGGCCCGCTCCGCCTCGTCCATCAGCCGTTTGAAGCCGACGACGAGGCCCCAGAAGGTATCGACGCCCACGTAGGAAATGATCGTGGCGGTCATCACGGCCGCGATGCCTTTCGAGACCGTCACGTCTGGAATGGAGACGAGAACCATGTAGGTGGTCCAGGTCCAGAGCACCGCCGCCACCATGGCGTGTGGGTCGGCCATGTCCTTGAACGCCTCCAGCATCTCGTCCAGTACTGCGCCCTTGGAAAGGGCCATGGCCAGCGCGAAACGACCATCCCCGTTGACGGTGGGGCTTTCCGTCAGCAGGCGCAGACAATCCCCGGGCCTGCCAGTGCGCTCGCACCAGCGCAGGTAGTCGCGCGTCAACTCCACCTCCGCCATCGTTGACTGCCCCTCCAGGTACTCGCCTGGCTTGAGCGGAGTGATGCGGCGGGTGGGTGTCTCGTACGTGTACGAACCGCTCCGCGCCTCCACCTCGAACAGCCGCCGGGCAGCTTCCTGGGGCCGAGTGGGAGGCCGCGCATCCCGAGCCAGCTCCGATACGGCATCCTCGAACTCACCGTTGCCCAGTGCTACTGGCCTGGCGCCGGAACGAGGGGTGAAGACGAGGGGGGCAGTCTGGCCCGTGTCCAGGCGCACGACCCGAGAGGCGGTGCCACATCCGACGAGGAGAATCAGCAGCACAGCCGTGCAGCACACCTTCATGGGGACTCCTCCCAACCACCCCTCTATGGGTAGCCAGTCCGGAAGAGTACCCAATGGGTACGACAACCCCCGGAGCAGGGTTCTTGGGAAGGTCACTCCACCGACTACCCCGCGCTGCGGTGAGGACGGACCCGCGGGGGGGACTCCGCGCGCCTCGTCCCCCTCGCGGGCGCTACATGTTGCGCCGGTACTGCCCGCCCACCTCGTACAGCGTGCGGGAGATCTGCCCGAGCGTGCAGACCTTACAGGCGTCCATCAGCGCGGTGAAGATGTTGCCATTGTCGAGCGCGGCGCGCCGCACGGCCTCGAGCGCCTGGGGAGCGGACTGCTCGTTGCGCTTGCGGAAGGCATCGCGCGAGGCGATGGCGTAGTCCTTCTCCTCGCGGTTGGCGCGGATGACCTCGGGCGGCGTCACGGTGGGCGAGCCCTTGGGATCCAGGAAGGTGTTCACGCCGATGATGGGCAGTGTGCCGTCGTGCTTGAGGGTCTCGTAGTAGAGCGACTCCTCCTGGATTTTGGAGCGCTGGTACATGCGCTCCATCGCCCCGAGCACCCCGCCCCGCTCGGAGATGGAGCGGAACTCGGTGAGCACGGCGGCCTCCACCAGGTCCGTCAGCTCCTCGATGATGAAGGAGCCCTGGTTGGGGTTCTCGTTCTTGGACAGACCGAATTCCTTGTTGATGACGAGCTGGATGGCGAGCGCGCGCCGCACACTCTCCTCGGTGGGCGTGGTGATGGCCTCGTCATAGGCGTTGGTGTGCAAGGAATTGCAGTTGTCATTGAGCGCGAGCAGGGCCTGCAACGTGGTGCGGATGTCGTTGAAGGCGATCTCCTGGGCGTGGAGGCTCCGGCCGGACGTCTGGATGTGGTACTTGAGCTTCTGCGAGCGGTCATTGCCGCCGTACTTGTCGCGCATCGCCTTGGCCCAGATGCGACGGGCCACGCGCCCGAGCACCGAGTACTCGGGATCCATGCCGTTGGAGAAGAAGAACGACAGGTTGGGCGCGAAGTCGTCGATGTGCATCCCGCGCGACAGGTAGTACTCGACGAAGGTGAAGCCGTTGGCCAGCGTGAAGGCGAGCTGGGAGATGGGGTTCGCCCCGGCCTCGGCGATGTGGTAGCCGGAGATGGACACCGAGTAGAAGTTCCGCACCTTCTTGTCGATGAAGTACTGCTGGATGTCGCCCATGAGCCGCAGGGCGAACTCCGTCGAGAAGATGCAGGTGTTCTGGGCCTGGTCCTCCTTGAGGATGTCGGCCTGCACGGTGCCACGCACGGACTGGAGCGTGGAGGCGCGGATGCGTTCGTACACGTCGCGCGGCAGCACCTCGTCACCGGACACGCCGAGCAGCAGCAGCCCGAGCCCATCGTTGCCCTGCGGCAGCTCGCCCTGGTAGCGGGGCCGGGGCAGCCCACGCTCCTGGTAGAGCGCGTCGATCTTCTTGTCGATCTCCCCCACCAGTCCCTGGGCGCGGATCCACTTCTCGCACTGCTGATCCACCGCGGCGTTGAGGAAGAACCCGAGCAGCATGGGCGCGGGGCCGTTGATGGTCATGGACACGGACGTGGACGGGTCCGCCAGATCGAAGCCCGAGTAGAGCTTCTTGGCGTCGTCCACGTTGGCGATCGACACGCCCGAGTTGCCCACCTTGCCGTAGATGTCCGGCCGGAAGTCCGGGTCCTCGCCGTAGAGGGTGACGGAGTCGAACGCCGTGGACAGGCGCTTGGCGGGCAGTCCACGCGAGACGTAGTGGAAGCGCTTGTTGGTGCGCTCGGGACCGCCCTCGCCGGCGAACATGCGCGCGGGGTCCTCGTTCTCTCGCTTGAGGGGGAAGACGCCCGCGGTGAACGGGAAGGCACCCGGGGCGTTCTCGCGCAAGAGCCACGTGAGGATGTCGCCCCAGTCCTCGTAGCGCGGCAGCGCGATCTTCGGGATGCGCAGGTGCGAGAGCGACTCGGTGTAGAGATCCAGCTCGATGACCTTGTCGCGCACCTGGAACTGGTACTTGGACGCCGCGTAGCGGCGCTTCGTCGCGGGCCACTCGCCGAGCAGCCGTCGGCAGTCCGTGTGCAGACGCGACTCCAGGTCGCGGTACAGCTCCACCAGCTCGCCCAGGTAGGCCGGCTCCCCTTCCACGCGCTCGGTGACCTGCACCACGTCCGAGGCGTCCTTGGGCTCGACGATCTCCAGGCGCTTCTTGCCCACGTTGGTGCGCAGCGCCTCGATGGTGCCGTGCAACTGGTACATCCGCCGGGCGATCGCCGCCTGCGAGCGGACGAACCGGTCATACGACTCGCACGTCTCGACGATCTCCGCGAGGTAGCGGGTGCGCTCGGGCGGGATGATCCACTTCTTCTCGCTCATGCCCGGGGTGAGCTGGAAGCCCGACTGGAGCGGCGCCCCGGTGCGTTTGGAGATGGTGTCGATGACGGCCCGGTAGAGCTGGTTCATGCCCGGGTCGTTGAACTGCGAGGCGATGGTGCCGTAGACGGGCAGGCTCTCGTCGGGCGTGGAGAAGGCGTTGTGGTTGCGCTTCCACTGCTTGCGCACGTCGCGCAGCGCGTCGAGCGAGCCGCGCTTGTCGAACTTGTTGATGGCGATGACATCGGCGAAGTCGAGCATGTCGATCTTCTCGAGCTGCGTCGCGGCGCCGTACTCGGCCGTCATCACGTAGAGCGACACGTCCGAGTGCTCGGTGATCTCCGTGTCGGACTGGCCGATGCCCGAGGTCTCCACCACGATGAGATCGAACCCGGCGGCCTTGCAGATTTCAATCGAGTCGCCGACGTGCTTGGACAGGGCGAGGTTGCTCTGGCGCGTGGCCATCGAGCGCATGTACACGCGCGGATGGTCGATGGAGTTCATGCGGATGCGATCGCCGAGCAGCGCGCCGCCGGACTTGCGCTTGGACGGATCCACGGAGAGCACCGCGAGCGTCTTGTCCGGGAAGTCCGCGAGGAAGCGCCGGACGAGCTCGTCGACGAGGCTCGACTTGCCCGCGCCGCCGGTGCCGGTGATGCCGAGCACGGGGACCTTGGGACCCTTGTCGACGAGGCGGGAGAGCGCTCCCCGAAGCTCCTCGCCCACGGTGGGGAAGTTCTCCGCGATGGTGATGAGCGAGGCGAGTTTCGAGGGATCGCGCGAGGGCGGCGACTCGAGCAGGGGCTTGAAGTCCGCGGAGCGCTTCTCGAAGTCACACTGGGAGACGAGATCGTCGATCATCCCCTGCAGGCCCATGGCGCGGCCGTCGTCCGGCGAGTAGATGCGCGCCACGCCGTAGCGGTGGAGTTCCTCGATCTCCGCCGGGAGGATGGTGCCGCCTCCGCCGCCGAACACCTTGATGTTCGCGCCGCGCTCGCGCAGCAGATCGATCATGTACTTGAAGAACTCGACGTGCCCGCCCTGGTAGGAGGTGATGGCGATGCCCTGGGCATCCTCCTGGATGGCGCAGTCGACGATCTCCGCCACCGAGCGGTTGTGACCCAGGTGGATGATTTCCGCGCCCGAGGACTGCATGAGGCGGCGCATCACGTTGATGGCCGCGTCGTGTCCGTCGAAGAGCGAAGCCGCCGTCACGATCCGCACGTGGAAACGTGGCTTGTAGGGGCTGGGAACGGGAGTCAGTTGAACGTTTCTCACGCTCGTACACTTAGAGCGCGCTCAGGGCCGGAGCAAGCGATTGAACCGGGCGCCGCGGCTTCCGACGCGGCCCGTCATGCGGGCGGTTTCGGCAGGAAACAATTCAACACGCGCAGTGCGGCGGATGTCGGGGTGACATGTCCCTCGCGCACCTCGGTTTCCAGGGTGGGAATGAGGGCGGCCACCTCGGGGTGCGCCCGCAGGGCCGCTCGCAGTCCGTCCTGGATCATCGCCCACATCCAGTCCACCTGCTGCGCCCGGCGGCGGCGCGCGAGCTCCCCGGAAGCCGAGCGGGTGCCGAGGTGCTTGTCGATGGAGGACCACAGGGCGGCGATGCCCGTGCCCTCGAGGGCGCTGCACGTGAGGACCTCGGGCTCGGCGCCCGCGCGCATCAGGTGCAGGGCGGCGCGGTACTGGGCCTGGGCG
Above is a window of Cystobacter fuscus DNA encoding:
- a CDS encoding alkene reductase, translating into METKPSLFSPFRLGEVELKNRMVMAPMTRSRALEGNVPNPLATTYYVQRASAGLLITEATQVSRQGVGYIRTPGIHSPEQVRGWKTLTDAVHAAGGIIYAQLWHVGRMSHPEFQGGALPVAPSAIPADGTVFTSRGMTPLVTPRALDTHELPDIVAQFRCGAENAKAAGFDGVELHGANGYLLDQFLRDGANQRTDAYGGSIEKRARLPLEVTKAVVDVWGAGRVGYKLSPTFSMFSMSDSTPVETFTYFTRKLNELGIGYLHVTESLPNGSAPGKARISPLLREEFKGAFIVNGGYDARTGQDALERGETDLVAYGVPFLANPDLPERYKRGGPFNEPDRATFYSGEEKGYTDYPALR
- a CDS encoding methylmalonyl-CoA mutase family protein gives rise to the protein MRNVQLTPVPSPYKPRFHVRIVTAASLFDGHDAAINVMRRLMQSSGAEIIHLGHNRSVAEIVDCAIQEDAQGIAITSYQGGHVEFFKYMIDLLRERGANIKVFGGGGGTILPAEIEELHRYGVARIYSPDDGRAMGLQGMIDDLVSQCDFEKRSADFKPLLESPPSRDPSKLASLITIAENFPTVGEELRGALSRLVDKGPKVPVLGITGTGGAGKSSLVDELVRRFLADFPDKTLAVLSVDPSKRKSGGALLGDRIRMNSIDHPRVYMRSMATRQSNLALSKHVGDSIEICKAAGFDLIVVETSGIGQSDTEITEHSDVSLYVMTAEYGAATQLEKIDMLDFADVIAINKFDKRGSLDALRDVRKQWKRNHNAFSTPDESLPVYGTIASQFNDPGMNQLYRAVIDTISKRTGAPLQSGFQLTPGMSEKKWIIPPERTRYLAEIVETCESYDRFVRSQAAIARRMYQLHGTIEALRTNVGKKRLEIVEPKDASDVVQVTERVEGEPAYLGELVELYRDLESRLHTDCRRLLGEWPATKRRYAASKYQFQVRDKVIELDLYTESLSHLRIPKIALPRYEDWGDILTWLLRENAPGAFPFTAGVFPLKRENEDPARMFAGEGGPERTNKRFHYVSRGLPAKRLSTAFDSVTLYGEDPDFRPDIYGKVGNSGVSIANVDDAKKLYSGFDLADPSTSVSMTINGPAPMLLGFFLNAAVDQQCEKWIRAQGLVGEIDKKIDALYQERGLPRPRYQGELPQGNDGLGLLLLGVSGDEVLPRDVYERIRASTLQSVRGTVQADILKEDQAQNTCIFSTEFALRLMGDIQQYFIDKKVRNFYSVSISGYHIAEAGANPISQLAFTLANGFTFVEYYLSRGMHIDDFAPNLSFFFSNGMDPEYSVLGRVARRIWAKAMRDKYGGNDRSQKLKYHIQTSGRSLHAQEIAFNDIRTTLQALLALNDNCNSLHTNAYDEAITTPTEESVRRALAIQLVINKEFGLSKNENPNQGSFIIEELTDLVEAAVLTEFRSISERGGVLGAMERMYQRSKIQEESLYYETLKHDGTLPIIGVNTFLDPKGSPTVTPPEVIRANREEKDYAIASRDAFRKRNEQSAPQALEAVRRAALDNGNIFTALMDACKVCTLGQISRTLYEVGGQYRRNM